One genomic region from Prunus persica cultivar Lovell chromosome G3, Prunus_persica_NCBIv2, whole genome shotgun sequence encodes:
- the LOC18782656 gene encoding beta-catenin-like protein 1: MEVVDGRNSNTKRKRDDVVPNGNSNSKNDIDLSLLEAVEKSQNAVEAPDLRTLKKVVLSFERRLKDNIGARLKYPDQPDRFADSEVELHEDLQKLKLLAGAPDLYPDLVSLNTVPSILNLLGHDNTDIAIDVVQLLQELTDDEVFDENDEAVGVLVDALVDNNVLELLVQNLQRLNDSDPDESAAVYGTLATIENLIEVKPAVAELVCERTKLFKWLMGKIKVREFDGNKQYASEILAILLQSSVANQKKLGQMNGVDVLLQAVAMYKSKDPKSSDEAEMLENLFDCLCCLLMPLENKERFVKAEGVELMIIIIKQKKSAYGSAIRALDFAMTKYPPACERFIDVLGLKTAFAAFMGKIPINKRNKKERYHEELEERIVSLIASLFGGILRGSRRERLLSKFVENECEKIDRLMELYMRYSDRVKAETERMDQLELDDLEMDEEEKYNRKLESGLYTLQLIAVILGHLWCSEHPQMRARIELLLKQQKLTKKDVKDILQEYHDNIGDVDGPEEMERSQAKIQRFISAL, translated from the exons ATGGAAGTTGTCGACGGTCGAAACTCCAACACGAAACGCAAACGAGACGACGTCGTCCCGAACGGCAACAGTAACAGTAAGAACGACATCGACTTGTCCCTCTTGGAAGCAGTAGAGAAATCCCAAAACGCCGTCGAAGCGCCCGACCTCCGAACCCTAAAGAAGGTAGTGCTCTCCTTCGAGCGTCGTCTCAAGGACAATATCGGAGCCCGACTCAAGTACCCGGACCAACCCGACCGCTTCGCCGACTCCGAAGTCGAGCTCCACGAAGACCTCCAGAAGCTCAAGCTCCTTGCCGGAGCTCCGGATCTCTACCCGGACCTCGTCTCCCTCAACACCGTCCCTTCCATTCTCAACCTCCTCGGCCACGACAACACCGACATTGCAATCGACGTGGTTCAGTTGCTCCAGGAACTCACcgacgacgaggttttcgatGAGAACGACGAGGCCGTTGGGGTTCTCGTCGATGCCCTAGTCGACAACAATGTCCTCGAGCTGCTGGTTCAGAATCTGCAGCGGTTGAACGATTCGGACCCGGACGAGAGTGCCGCTGTGTACGGGACTCTCGCGACGATCGAGAATTTGATCGAGGTGAAGCCAGCGGTGGCGGAATTGGTGTGCGAAAGGACCAAGCTTTTCAAATGGTTGATGGGGAAGATTAAGGTGAGAGAGTTCGATGGAAACAAGCAATATGCTTCGGAAATATTGGCTATACTGTTGCAGAGTAGCGTAGCGAATCAGAAGAAGTTGGGGCAGATGAACGGTGTCGATGTGTTGCTTCAGGCGGTGGCTATGTACAAGTCTAAGGACCCCAAGAGCTCGGATGAGGCTGAGATGTTGGAGaatttgtttgattgtttgtGCTGCTTGTTGATGCCATTGGAGAACAAGGAGAGGTTTGTGAAGGCTGAAGGGGTGGAGTTGATGATCATTATCATCAAGCAGAAGAAGTCTGCTTATGGGTCGGCCATTAGAGCGCTTGACTTTGCCATGACCAAGTACCCGCCAGCCTGCGAACGTTTCATTGATGTTTTGGGGTTGAAGACGGCCTTTGCAGCTTTTATGGGTAAG ATTCCCATTAATAAGAGGAACAAGAAGGAGCGTTATCATGAGGAGTTGGAGGAGCGCATTGTGTCCCTAATTGCATCGTTATTTG GTGGAATTCTGAGGGGTTCTAGAAGGGAGAGATTGTTAAGCAAGTTTGTCGAAAATGAGTGTGAAAAGATTGACCGGCTTATGGAACTTTATATGAG aTATTCAGATAGAGTTAAAGCCGAAACTGAACGGATGGATCAGCTTGAACTTGATGATTTAGAG ATGGATGAAGAGGAAAAGTACAACCGGAAGTTGGAATCTGGACTTTATACTCTTCag TTGATTGCTGTCATTCTGGGGCATCTTTGGTGTTCTGA GCACCCTCAAATGAGAGCAAGAATTGAACTACTGCTCAAGCAGCAAAAACTGACTAAGAAGGATGTTAAGGATATACTTCAG GAATATCACGACAATATTGGTGATGTGGATGGACCTGAAGAAATGGAGCGATCACAGGCAAAGATTCAAAGGTTCATCTCGGCGTTGTGA
- the LOC18782542 gene encoding uncharacterized protein LOC18782542 — MEKTSTTTKKKEITDRSSLIDLVFSWSLRDVLNNHLYKNQVPKIPDTFSTVTSYKKSFIPSLIEETHADLLSNMMTLSHAPTCEILTLEYSKHHKPPKALFYDIRYKKDTEVDKNHKGPMYEPQVGDLIALTNVKPKCIDDLNRPQRFYLIAYVDGVTNLENFPDDFEFKILSSKPIGFGEQDTQQSKRETLFAVYLMNMTTNIRVWNALNSEGENKNVIEKVLQPNSDDGSSCTVCFPKEKCSPDLSTIWPTISSHSLNESQEAAILNCISLSKCQHQNAVKLIWGPPGTGKTKTVSLSLFALFKLKCRTLTCAPTNIAVLEVAARLRRLVNHSLEYGKYGLGDIILFGNKKRMKVDGNAELLDVFLDHRAKTLYECLVPLSGWKHLLESMICLLEDPDKQYSLYLEKEVEKHKENAQENKKDANGNAESVSGDDPLTFEEFMRREFDSVGDAMKFCMVNFYTHLPTCCISLKVVKDMVEALSLLKSFKSSLHSIGLKLLLNDFKGPGSIGGCGWFTQLRKKCACKLKLLPQEFSGLNSISINEFLIKQFCLQNACLIFCTASTSAKLDGTAAVRPLELLVIDEAAQLKECESAIPLQLSGIRHAILIGDERQLPAMVKSKVSAKAEFGRSLFERLAGLGHAKHLLNIQYRMHPSISLFPNREFYDNQILDGPNVNERSYERCFLEGKMYRSYSFINVANGKDEFDHGHSRKNMVEVAVVSEIVASLYKDFTGKRKKVSVGVISPYKAQVHAIQERVKNYSKDSDAGFSVSVRSVDGFQGGEEDVIIISTVRCNGNGSIGFLSNHQRANVALTRARYCLWILGNGSTLVNSDSIWKKLVLDAERRGCFHNADEDNNLAQAIAAALLELGQLHSLLNTDSFLFKNARWKVCFTSEFQKSLAMIKDTVICREVFNLLTKLSSGWRRAQKDKGIIVHDGTCAQLLEKYKVNRLLNLIWTVDILQQNSEYVQVMKVWDIVTRSDLPKLAKRLDIIIGSYTVDKMNRCKHKCIERGTSVPMRWPVDLSSCLEADPVEFLSKPLSSLGLTDKPETPSSKSGETTKAVKPLTQCLSTPQSRSKSRANQRRSSKLQVWRPCIPYD; from the exons ATGGAGAAGACTAGCACGaccaccaaaaagaaagaaattacaGATAGAAGTAGCTTGATCGATCTGGTATTCTCTTGGTCTCTCAGGGATGTTCTCAACAACCATCTTTACAAAAACCAG GTTCCCAAGATTCCCGATACATTCTCGACTGTGACGAGCTACAAGAAATCATTCATTCCTTCACTCATTGAGGAAACTCATGCTGATTTACTCTCAAACATGATGACTCTGTCGCACGCACCTACTTGTGAGATACTGACACTTGAATATTCTAAACATCATAAACCTCCCAAAGCTTTGTTTTATGATATAAGATATAAGAAAGATACAGAAGTTGATAAGAATCACAAAGGGCCAATGTATGAGCCACAGGTTGGAGATCTCATTGCCTTGACTAATGTCAAACCAAAATGCATTGATGATCTGAATAGGCCCCAAAGGTTCTATCTTATTGCTTATGTTGATGGAGTGACTAATCTTGAGAACTTTCCTGatgattttgaattcaaaatactctCGTCGAAGCCTATAGGTTTCGGAGAGCAAGACACACAacagagcaagagagaaacaCTTTTTGCTGTCTATCTGATGAACATGACAACAAACATTCGTGTATGGAATGCCTTGAACTCAGAaggggaaaacaaaaatgtcatTGAGAAAGTTCTGCAACCCAATTCAGAT GATGGGAGTTCTTGCACAGTTTGTTTTCCCAAAGAAAAATGCTCTCCTGACCTTTCTACGATATGGCCCACAATTAGCTCTCATAGTCTAAATGAGTCCCAAGAAGCTGCAATTTTAAACTGTATTAGTTTGAGCAAATGCCAACACCAGAATGCTGTCAAATTAATATGGGGTCCTCCTGGTACTGGGAAAACAAAGACCGTCAGTCTATCACTCTTTGCTCTGTTTAAGTTGAAGTGCAGAACACTAACATGCGCTCCCACCAATATTGCGGTTTTAGAGGTGGCAGCACGGCTCCGGAGATTGGTTAATCATTCACTTGAGTATGGTAAGTATGGACTTGGAGATATAATTCTCTTTGGGAACAAGAAGCGAATGAAGGTCGATGGTAATGCTGAACTTCTTGATGTATTTCTTGATCATCGTGCTAAAACTCTGTACGAGTGTTTGGTCCCTTTATCCGGATGGAAGCATTTGTTAGAATCAATGATATGTCTACTCGAGGATCCAGATAAACAATACTCTTTATATTTGGAAAAGGAAGTGGAAAAGCATAAAGAGAATGCTCAAGAAAATAAGAAGGATGCTAATGGAAATGCAGAAAGTGTAAGTGGGGATGATCCTTTGACATTTGAGGAGTTCATGAGGAGAGAATTTGATTCAGTTGGTGATGCTATGAAGTTTTGTATGGTAAACTTTTACACTCACTTACCAACTTGTTGCATTTCACTTAAGGTGGTGAAGGATATGGTTGAAGCTTTGAGTTTACTTAAGTCTTTTAAATCTTCTTTGCATAGCATTGGTTTGAAGTTACTCCTAAACGATTTCAAAGGTCCAGGAAGCAttggtggttgtggttggTTTACACAGTTGAGAAAAAAGTGTGCTTGTAAACTGAAGTTGCTTCCTCAGGAATTTTCTGGTCTGAATTCCATTTCcattaatgaatttttaataaaacaaTTCTGCCTGCAAAATGCTTGCTTAATATTTTGTACTGCATCAACTTCTGCCAAATTGGACGGTACAGCAGCAGTGAGACCACTCGAATTGTTAGTCATTGATGAAGCTGCTCAGCTTAAAGAATGTGAATCAGCAATTCCCTTACAACTGTCTGGTATCCGCCATGCTATTCTCATAGGAGATGAGAGGCAACTCCCTGCTATGGTTAAAAGCAAG GTTTCCGCAAAGGCTGAATTTGGAAGAAGTTTGTTCGAAAGGCTGGCAGGGTTGGGACACGCGAAGCATCTTCTAAATATCCAATATAGGATGCATCCATCCATCAGCTTATTTCCAAATAGGGAGTTTTACGACAATCAGATATTAGATGGTCCAAATGTCAATGAAAGAAGCTATGAGAGGTGCTTCCTTGAGGGAAAAATGTACCGATCCTACTCCTTTATAAATGTAGCCAATGGAAAAGATGAATTTGATCATGGTCATAGTAGAAAAAATATGGTGGAGGTTGCTGTGGTCTCTGAGATAGTTGCAAGCCTTTACAAAG ATTTCACTGGCAAAAGGAAGAAGGTCAGTGTTGGGGTCATATCACCATACAAGGCTCAAGTTCATGCGATTCAAGAGAGAGTCAAAAATTACAGTAAGGATTCTGATGCAGGCTTCTCTGTAAGTGTGCGATCTGTTGATGGTTTCCAAGGTGGTGAAGAGGATGTAATAATTATCTCCACTGTAAGATGTAATGGGAATGGATCAATTGGTTTCTTGTCTAACCATCAAAGAGCAAATGTGGCGCTCACACGTGCAAG GTATTGTCTTTGGATTTTGGGGAATGGATCGACTTTGGTTAACAGTGACTCTATTTGGAAAAAGCTAGTCCTTGATGCCGAGAGACGTGGATGCTTTCATAATGCTGATGAGGACAATAACTTGGCTCAGGCTATTGCAGCTGCCCTCCTGGAGCTTGGCCAACTTCATTCTTTACTTAATACTGACTCTTTTCTGTTCAAAAATGCAAGATGGAAG GTTTGCTTCACTAGTGAATTTCAGAAGTCCTTAGCAATGATTAAAGACACTGTTATATGTCGGGAAGTGTTTAATCTATTAACCAAGCTTTCAAGTGGATGGCGTCGAGCTCAGAAGGATAAAGGAATTATAGTGCATGATGGGACTTGTGCTCAACTGTTAGAGAAGTATAAAGTCAATAGGCTGCTGAATCTCATTTGGACTGTAGACATTCTCCAGCAGAATTCGGAATATGTCCAGGTTATGAAGGTTTGGGATATTGTGACACGTTCTGATCTACCTAAACTAGCAAAGCGTCTTGATATCATTATTGGGAGTTATACAGTGGATAAGATGAATCGCTGCAAGCATAAATGTATAGAAAG GGGCACTTCTGTTCCCATGAGATGGCCAGTGGATCTGAGTAGTTGCCTTGAAGCTGATCCTGTGGAGTTCCTTTCAAAACCATTATCTTCACTCGGTCTAACTGATAAACCAGAAACACCATCTTCAAAATCTGG GGAGACCACCAAAGCAGTGAAACCTCTCACACAATGCCTTTCGACTCCCCAAAGTCGTTCCAAAAGCCGTGCTAATCAAAGGAGATCATCCAAACTACAGGTTTGGAGACCATGTATTCCTTATGATTAG